The proteins below are encoded in one region of Planctomycetia bacterium:
- the ispF gene encoding 2-C-methyl-D-erythritol 2,4-cyclodiphosphate synthase: MAEAVTTRLRVGIGHDTHRLTPGGPLRLGGIDIPHDHQLVGHSDADALLHAVTDALLGAAGLGDIGELFPDNDPANRGRDSGEMLSLALDRVGEAGFRVVNIDTIVFAEQPKLSRFKPLIEGRLAELLGIESSRVNVKAKTGERVGPIGRQEAITAECVALLESSL; the protein is encoded by the coding sequence ATGGCGGAAGCAGTTACGACACGCCTGCGAGTCGGCATTGGGCACGATACGCACCGACTCACGCCGGGCGGGCCGTTGCGGCTGGGCGGAATCGACATTCCGCACGATCACCAATTGGTCGGGCACAGCGACGCCGACGCCTTGCTGCACGCCGTGACCGACGCGCTGCTGGGGGCGGCGGGGCTGGGGGATATCGGCGAGTTGTTTCCGGACAACGACCCCGCGAACCGCGGCCGTGATTCCGGCGAGATGCTGTCGCTGGCGTTGGACCGCGTCGGCGAAGCGGGGTTTCGAGTAGTGAACATCGACACGATCGTCTTCGCCGAGCAACCCAAGCTGAGTCGGTTCAAACCGCTGATCGAAGGGCGCTTGGCGGAGTTGCTGGGAATTGAATCGTCCCGCGTCAACGTCAAGGCGAAGACCGGCGAGCGCGTCGGCCCCATTGGCCGCCAAGAAGCCATCACGGCGGAATGCGTGGCATTGCTGGAGTCGTCGTTATGA